From the genome of Gemmatimonadota bacterium:
TCGTAGACGCGGAGCCCTTCGGTGAGCCACGCCTCGTCGCACTCTTCCCACCGGTTCAGCAACGCGGGGATGTTGTGGACGGCCTCCATGAGGTCCGCCAACCGCGCGCTCTCCCCTGCGGACAGGCCCTTCTCCTGCCCACGGTGTGCGGTCGCGCGGGCTTCGAGGATGGCGCGGGACAGAACTTCGAGACAGGCGGAGCGTTGAGGCTCCGGTGCGACAGACATGGGCGTTCCCCTTCGATGGGCGTGCCGTACGGAGTCATGGCATGGATTGGCCGGTGGATGAAACCGGAGCACTGGCGGCAGTGTACGGGGTATCCATTCCCCGCGCCAGCTTCGCCTTGCCCGCGCGCCGCTGCCGCCGGGCCGTCCCCGCCGCCGTCGCCGTCCTTGCTGGAATCGTGCTACCTTCGCCCCATGAACTCAACCCCGCTCTCTTTCGTGCTGGATGGTGTGGATCGCGACGTGGCGGTCGAATCCGGCGAGTCGCTTCTCGAGGTCCTTCGCGAACGCTGCGGCGTCCGTTCCGTGAAGGATGGATGCAGCCCGCAGGGTCAGTGCGGGTGTTGCCTCGTGCTGGTGGACGGTTCGCCAAAGCCCGCCTGCGCCGTCCCCGCCGCGAAAGTGGAGGGAAGGACCGTCACGACACTCGCCGGTGTGCCGCAGGCGGATCGGGATCTTCTGGCGCTTTCCTTTGCCGCCGCGTCGGGAGTCCAGTGCGGGTTCTGCACGCCGGGGATTGCCCTTCGGGCGTACGCACTGGTGGCGCAAGACCCGGCGCCCGCCCGATCGACCATCGCGAAGGCGCTGCACGGTCACCTCTGTCGCTGCACGGGCTACACGAAAATCCTCGACGCGATCGAGCTCTTTGCGGCCGTTCGACGCGGCGACGCATCGCCCCCGGAACCGGCGCGTTCCGGTGGCGCGGGCGAAGGCGTGGGCGTGCGGCTGCGGAAGTACTCGGCCGCCGAACTCACTCTCGGGGAGCGTCCGTTTGTCGACGATCTTTCACCGCCCGGCGTGCTTCACGGGGCTGTGGCGCTGTCCGCGCATGTCCGTGCGCGCGTTCTCTCCATCGACACCACGGAAGCGCGTGCGCTGCCGGGGGTGCACGCCGTGGCGACCGCTGGCGATGTCCCCGGAGAGCGTTTCTACGGGCTCATCGAGCGCGACTGGCCGGGGCTGGTCGCGCCGGGAGAGGAAGTGCGCTGTACAGGCGACATTCTCGCCGCCGTCGCGGCCGACAGTCGGCGGATCGCCCGGGAGGCCGCCGCGCTCGTGCGCGTGGAGTACGAACCGCTTCCGCCGGTGCTGGACACGAAGGCGGCCCTCGCCGAATCCGCCCCGCGTGTCAATCCGGCCAACCCGAATCTTCTTTCGCGTACGGTGGTCCGCCGGGGTGACGCCGCGGCGGCGATGGCGGGTAGTGCGCACACGGTGGCCGGGGTCTGGCGCACGCAGCGGATCGAGCACCTCTTCCTGGAACCGGAGAGTTGCGTGGCGGTTCCCGCTTCGGCGAATCGCGCTCGTCGCGCATCCAACCCAACCTCCACGCCGCGTCTTCACCTCTACACCCAGGGGCAGGGCGTCTTCGACGACCGAAGACAGGTCGCGGCCTTCCTCGCGATGGATGAAGACGACATCTTCGTCGAGCTTGTCCCGAACGGCGGCGCGTTCGGCGGCAAGGAGGACATGTCGATTCAAGCGCACGCGGCGCTGCTGGCGATGATGACGGATCGGCCGGTCAAGCTCACGCTGTCGCGCGGCGAGTCGGTTCGCGTGCACCCGAAGCGGCATCCCATCGAACTGCGCTACGAGGCAGGGTGTGACGAGGAGGGTCGCCTCACGGTCGTGCGGGCGCGCATGGTCGGGGACACCGGCGCGTATGCGTCGGTGGGTGCGAAGGTGCTGGAGCGCTGCGCGGGGCATGCGTGCGGTCCGTACAAGGTTCCGTGCGTGGATGTGGAGGCGGTGGCCGTCCACACGAACAACCCGCCCGCGGGTGCCATGCGCGGATTCGGCGCGAACCAGGCTTCGTTCGCGATGGAAGGCGTGATGGATCTGCTTGCCGAGAGGGCGGGGCTGGATGGCTGGGAGATGCGTCGCCTGAACGCGGTGGAAGTCGGCGATGCCGTGACTACCGGACAGGTGCTCCACAAGTCGGTCGGGATGGTGAAAACGCTCGACGCCATCAAGCCGCACTGGGACGCCGCTCGCGCTGCCGGATTGTCTGCGGGCATCGCGTGCGGCATCAAGAACTCCGGCATCGGCAACGGCGCCGTGGAGTGGGGCAAGGCGCGACTGGTCGTGGAAGATGACGGTACCGTTTCCATACTGAACGGATTCACGGAGATGGGGCAGGGCTTGCTCACGGTGCTCGTCCAGATTGCGGTGGAGGCCACCGGGCTTCCGGCGTCCGTCTTCCATCCCCGCGTGGATTCCACCTTTGCGCTCGACTGCGGGCAGACCACCGGGTCCCGCGCGACGCTTCTCGGTGGCCGGGCGGTGAAGCGTGCCGCGGAGAAACTCGCGGGAGCACTGGTTGAAGGGCACAGCCTGCGTGACATGGCCGGGCGTGTGTTCGCGTCCGACATTGTGGTGGACGACACGGTCGCGCCCGACCCGTCCGGGATGGCGACGGATATCAAGACGCACACTTCCTACGGCTTCGCCACGCAACTGTGCATTCTGGATGAGAATGGACGCGTGGAGCGCTTTGTTGCCGCGCATGATGTCGGGCGGGCGGTCAATCCCGCACTCTGCGAAGGGCAGATTGAGGGCGCGGTTCACATGGGCCTGGGGTATGCGCTCACCGAAGAACTGCCGTGCCCCGAAGGCCGGCCGGTGACAGAGAAGCTTCGGGAAATCGGGGTCCTGCGCGCGGCGGATATGCCGGTGGTGGAGGTGATTCTCGTGGAGGATCCGGAACCGGAGGGTCCGTACGGCGCCAAGGGAGTGGGCGAGATCGGTCTTGTGCCGACGGCGGGTGCGGTGGCCGGTGCTCTTCACGCCCACGACGGCATTCGCAGGACGGATCTGCCCATGCGCGACTCTCCCGCCGCGCTGGCCATGAGCGTGCCGAGGCCGCGTCGTCGTGTGCGTACCGGGGACGATGCGGGGGGGACGCCGTGACTCCGCTCGCTCGACTGCACGCGGCAGGGCTGGACGCTACCGACTGCCAGGTCCACGGCGGTTTCGTCAACGCCCACACGCACATTTACTCCGCGCTCGCACCGATGGGGATGCCCGCGCCGGAACCGCCGCCCTCGGACTTTCTGGAGATTCTCCAGCGCGTGTGGTGGCGGCTCGACCGGGCACTCGATGCGCAGAGCCTTCGCGCTTCGGCAAGACTCTACGCGGCGGAATCACTCCTTTTCGGCACGACCACGCTCATTGACCATCACGAATCGCCCGGCATGATCGACGGTTCGCTCGACATCCTCGCGGACGCCTGCGAGGAAATGGGCATTCGCGCCGCCCTCGGGTACGGCGCCACAGAGCGCAATCGGGGACGCATCGAAGCGCGGGAGGGACTGGAGGAATGTCGTCGCTTCCTCACCTGGAGGGGCGCGCCGCAGCGGGAGTCCGACGCGTCGCTGGAATCCCCGCCGCTTCTTCGCGGATTGGTTGCGCTCCATGCCTCATTTACCGTCTCCGATGACTCGCTGGTCGAAGCGGCCGCGCTCTGTCGCGAACTGGGTGCGCCGATGCACATCCATCTGGCGGAAGATGCCGCCGATGTCGCGGATGCCCGCAAGCGCGGTCACGCGGGACCGCTGGAGCGACTCCTTGCGCACGACGCGCTTCCCGCGGGATCCATCCTTGCGCACGGCGTGCACCTGGATGCGGATCAGGTGAGAATGGCACGCGACAACGGGCTGTGGATCGTCCAGAATCCGCGCTCGAACCGGGGGAATCGCGTCGGGTATCCCGGGGCTCTGGCCGCCGCCGACCGCGTGGCGCTCGGAACGGACGGGTACCCTTCGGACTCCGCCGCGGAGATTGCGGCGCTTCTCGAAGAGGCTGCCCTGCACGGCGATGACATGGCCTCCGCCCGGCGCCGTCCGGATGCGGGGCGGGATCTGGCCGGTGCCCTTTTCGGCGAACTGCGTGACGCGTGCGCGGTGGAAAAGACAGGAGTGGTCCGCCAGTTGATTGTGAATGACCGCGTGGTCGTTCGGGATGGTCGGCTGGTGGCGGAAGACATCGAGGCTCTTCGGGCGGAGGCGGCAGCGGAAGCACCCACGCTCTGGGAGCGCATGGCCGTTCAGGACGAGCGGTTTTCCTGAAGAGGGAGGCGAATCAGAATGGCCAAGCTGGGACTCGAGCGGGAGATCGTGGACCGCAATGTCTATGATCGAACCGTGGATCGATTTGCGGAAGCGTCGATCGTGCTGCCTCGATTTTCCGAACTGGCGGACCCCTCGACGATTCCCGTGTCCGTGGTCGAGGCTCTTGCGGAAGTGGACCCCGACGCCCCTCATCCGCTCAACCTCTTCCGCGTTCACTGGCATAACTCCTCGGACCGCCGCGGGTTCACGGAGATTCCGGACCATCTCGTGCTGCCCACTGAACTGACGGGTGTCGCCGCTCCGATTGTCGTCGCGCTCGGAAACCGATTCCCGATGATCCGTGCGCACAAGGTGCTGGCCGCGTACGCCTGCCTGGTGCCGCGCCTGATTACCGGGCAGTTCGACCCTACCCGGCATCGCGCGGTCTGGCCGTCCACTGGCAACTATTGTCGCGGTGGCATCGCCATCTCCCGCATTCTGGATTGCCATGGCGTGGCGGTCCTTCCGGAGGGGATGAGCCGGGAGCGCTTCGAGTGGCTGGAGAAGTGGGCGACGGACCCGGCGGACATCGTGCGCACGCCCGGGAGCGAAAGCAATGTGAAGGAGATCTACGACGAGTGCGCTCGTCTGGATGAAGACCCGGACACGATCATCTTCAACCAGTTCAGCGAGTTCGGAAACCACCTGGCGCACTTTCTGTGTACGGGTCGTGCGCTGGAGACCATCCATCGCTCGCTCGTGGAGAAGACGCCGGGGTGGACAGCCGCGGCGTTCGTGTCGGCGACCGGGTCCGCCGGGACCATTGCGGCCGGGGACTATCTGAAGGAGCGGTTCGGGTCGAAGACCGTGGCGGTCGAAGCACTGGAGTGCCCGACGCTTCTCTCGAATGGTTTTGGCGAACACAACATTCAGGGTATCGGCGACAAACACATTCCGCTCATCCACCATGTGATGAATACGGATTTCGTGGTCGCCGTCTCCGACCGCGCGACCGACTCGCTGAACCATCTCTTCTCGTCGACCGCCGGGCGGGACTACCTGCTGGCGCGACGCGGACTCTCCCCCGAGATGGCGGGGATGCTCCCGAACCTCGGGATTTCCGGGATCTGCAATGTTCTGGCAGCCATCAAGACGGCGAAGTACCTCCGTCTCGGTGCGACCGACGCCATCTACACCGTGGCGACCGACGGCGCGGAAATGTATGCGACGGAGCGTACGCGCACCGCCGAGCGGGACTTCCCGGGCGGGATCGACTCCGTTTCGGCGGCGGAAGCGTTCGGTCGGTATGCGCTGGGCGCGGGCGTGGACCATCTCCGGGAACTCACGCGTCCGGAACGGGACCGCGTGTTCAATCTGGGGTACTTCACCTGGGTCGAGCAGCAGGGTGTATCCCTTCACGACTTTGAACGCCGACGCACGCCGGAGTTCTGGCTGGGTCTGCGAGAGTGGATCCCCGCGTGGGACGACATGATCGACGCGTTCAACGCACGCGCACGCGGGAAGCCGTGACCAGCGGTCCGTTCCGGATGGTGTGCGCCGGGTGCGGTGCGGGGGTCCCGCCGGACGCTCCGCATCCGTTCCGCTGTCCCGAAGGACCGGCCGAAGCGGGAGATGTCGACCATGTCCTGGTGAGACTCCTGGACCCGGAACGCGTGGCCCCGCCTGACGAAGACCCCCAACCCTTCGTTCGCTATCGCACGCGCTTGAGGTCGTACCATCTGGCGCTCGCGCACGGGATGGACGATGCCGCGTTTGTGTCTCTCGTTCGCGAACTGGATGATGCCGTCGGGGCCGTCTGCGGAACCGGGTTCTTCGTGACGCCGTTCGCGCTCTCCCGGCAGGGTGCGGAGGCCGTCGGACTTTCGTCCGGAACGCTGCGCATCAAGGACGAAACGGGTCATGTGGGCGGGTCGCACAAGGCGCGCCATCTCTTCGGGATTCTGCTGCAGTTGGAGGTCGCCCGCCGCACGGGCCTGTTCTCCACGAAGGAGAAGGCGCCGCTCGCGATCGCCAGTTGCGGGAATGCGGCGCTGGCTGCCGCGATCGTCGCGAAGGCGGGGGGGCGAGCGCTCACGGTCTTCATCCCGACGGATGCGGATCCCGCAGTGGTGTCGGCGCTTCGCGAGCACGATGCGTCGCTCACGACCTGCGCACGAGAAGAAGGGGTGCCGGGGGATCCGTGCGTGACGCGGTTCCGGCAGGCGGTGGAGGGCGGCGCGCTTCCATTCACCTGCCAGGGACCGGAGAATGGACTTGCGATTGAGGGCGGACACACACTGGGTTGGGAGATGGCCGAAGTGCTCGCGGCCGAGGAGGGCCGTCTGGGTCATGTGCTGGTGCAGACAGGCGGCGGCGCACTCGCCAGCGGAGTCGCGGCGGGACTGGCGGAAGCGGCGGCGCTCGGTGTGCTGCCCCGCCTCCCGCGTGTTCACACGGTGCAGACGCGTGGCGCGTTTCCGCTGGAGCGGGCGTGGGACCGCGTGGCGTCGCGTGCGCTGGAAGCACTGCACGCGGAGGGTGCGTTGCCGCACGCGATCCCGGAGGGCGCCGCCGCGCGCGCGGATCTCCTGCGAACACACGCGGACTGGGCCGCCGTCGCTACGGAACTTGCGCACGCGGTCACGCACCGGGCGGAATACATGTGGCCGTGGGAGGGAACTCCCCGCAGCATCGCGACCGGGATTCTCGACGACGAGACCTACGACTGGTTCGCCGTCGTGTGCGGAATGATCCGAACGGGCGGTATCCCGGTGATCGTGAGCGAGGAGACGCTGGCGGATGCAAATGCCATTGCCCGGGAAGCGGTTGGAATCCGCGCGGACGCGACCGGTTCCGCGGGTCTTGCCGGGCTGATGCGGCTTGTTCGCGCGGGGGAGATCGGGGCCGAAGCCGATGTGGCGGTCCTCTTCACGGGAACGCTGCGCTGATCCCGGGCCGAGGTCCTGCTAGCGGCGGACGATTCCCCGATCCAGACAGCGGCCCAGAGCGGCGGCGGGATCCGCGAAACGCGTGTGCAGGATCATCGACGCGATCACGAACGGCTTGTGCGCCGCCTCCTGATAGGTGCCGAGCCGGGCTTTCTCGAACACCGACTCCGACACTTCTCCCGACTCGCAACTCACGCCCGTGATGTCCGCGGGCAGACAGTGCATGTAGGAGGCCTGACCGTTCTTCGTGCGTGCCATCTTCTCTTCGGTGCACTCCCAGTCCTGGAAACGCGCATTCTCGGCAAGGCACTCCCGTTCGAGTTCCTTCAGCGCGTTCGTTTCCCCGGCGCGGAGGAGTCGGGTCCTTTCGTGCATGACGCGAACCGGCGCCCAGCTCTTGGGGTAGACGATG
Proteins encoded in this window:
- a CDS encoding pyridoxal-phosphate dependent enzyme, which translates into the protein MGRHDRRVQRTRTREAVTSGPFRMVCAGCGAGVPPDAPHPFRCPEGPAEAGDVDHVLVRLLDPERVAPPDEDPQPFVRYRTRLRSYHLALAHGMDDAAFVSLVRELDDAVGAVCGTGFFVTPFALSRQGAEAVGLSSGTLRIKDETGHVGGSHKARHLFGILLQLEVARRTGLFSTKEKAPLAIASCGNAALAAAIVAKAGGRALTVFIPTDADPAVVSALREHDASLTTCAREEGVPGDPCVTRFRQAVEGGALPFTCQGPENGLAIEGGHTLGWEMAEVLAAEEGRLGHVLVQTGGGALASGVAAGLAEAAALGVLPRLPRVHTVQTRGAFPLERAWDRVASRALEALHAEGALPHAIPEGAAARADLLRTHADWAAVATELAHAVTHRAEYMWPWEGTPRSIATGILDDETYDWFAVVCGMIRTGGIPVIVSEETLADANAIAREAVGIRADATGSAGLAGLMRLVRAGEIGAEADVAVLFTGTLR
- the xdh gene encoding selenium-dependent xanthine dehydrogenase: MNSTPLSFVLDGVDRDVAVESGESLLEVLRERCGVRSVKDGCSPQGQCGCCLVLVDGSPKPACAVPAAKVEGRTVTTLAGVPQADRDLLALSFAAASGVQCGFCTPGIALRAYALVAQDPAPARSTIAKALHGHLCRCTGYTKILDAIELFAAVRRGDASPPEPARSGGAGEGVGVRLRKYSAAELTLGERPFVDDLSPPGVLHGAVALSAHVRARVLSIDTTEARALPGVHAVATAGDVPGERFYGLIERDWPGLVAPGEEVRCTGDILAAVAADSRRIAREAAALVRVEYEPLPPVLDTKAALAESAPRVNPANPNLLSRTVVRRGDAAAAMAGSAHTVAGVWRTQRIEHLFLEPESCVAVPASANRARRASNPTSTPRLHLYTQGQGVFDDRRQVAAFLAMDEDDIFVELVPNGGAFGGKEDMSIQAHAALLAMMTDRPVKLTLSRGESVRVHPKRHPIELRYEAGCDEEGRLTVVRARMVGDTGAYASVGAKVLERCAGHACGPYKVPCVDVEAVAVHTNNPPAGAMRGFGANQASFAMEGVMDLLAERAGLDGWEMRRLNAVEVGDAVTTGQVLHKSVGMVKTLDAIKPHWDAARAAGLSAGIACGIKNSGIGNGAVEWGKARLVVEDDGTVSILNGFTEMGQGLLTVLVQIAVEATGLPASVFHPRVDSTFALDCGQTTGSRATLLGGRAVKRAAEKLAGALVEGHSLRDMAGRVFASDIVVDDTVAPDPSGMATDIKTHTSYGFATQLCILDENGRVERFVAAHDVGRAVNPALCEGQIEGAVHMGLGYALTEELPCPEGRPVTEKLREIGVLRAADMPVVEVILVEDPEPEGPYGAKGVGEIGLVPTAGAVAGALHAHDGIRRTDLPMRDSPAALAMSVPRPRRRVRTGDDAGGTP
- a CDS encoding pyridoxal-5'-phosphate-dependent protein subunit beta; its protein translation is MAKLGLEREIVDRNVYDRTVDRFAEASIVLPRFSELADPSTIPVSVVEALAEVDPDAPHPLNLFRVHWHNSSDRRGFTEIPDHLVLPTELTGVAAPIVVALGNRFPMIRAHKVLAAYACLVPRLITGQFDPTRHRAVWPSTGNYCRGGIAISRILDCHGVAVLPEGMSRERFEWLEKWATDPADIVRTPGSESNVKEIYDECARLDEDPDTIIFNQFSEFGNHLAHFLCTGRALETIHRSLVEKTPGWTAAAFVSATGSAGTIAAGDYLKERFGSKTVAVEALECPTLLSNGFGEHNIQGIGDKHIPLIHHVMNTDFVVAVSDRATDSLNHLFSSTAGRDYLLARRGLSPEMAGMLPNLGISGICNVLAAIKTAKYLRLGATDAIYTVATDGAEMYATERTRTAERDFPGGIDSVSAAEAFGRYALGAGVDHLRELTRPERDRVFNLGYFTWVEQQGVSLHDFERRRTPEFWLGLREWIPAWDDMIDAFNARARGKP
- a CDS encoding amidohydrolase family protein, whose translation is MTPLARLHAAGLDATDCQVHGGFVNAHTHIYSALAPMGMPAPEPPPSDFLEILQRVWWRLDRALDAQSLRASARLYAAESLLFGTTTLIDHHESPGMIDGSLDILADACEEMGIRAALGYGATERNRGRIEAREGLEECRRFLTWRGAPQRESDASLESPPLLRGLVALHASFTVSDDSLVEAAALCRELGAPMHIHLAEDAADVADARKRGHAGPLERLLAHDALPAGSILAHGVHLDADQVRMARDNGLWIVQNPRSNRGNRVGYPGALAAADRVALGTDGYPSDSAAEIAALLEEAALHGDDMASARRRPDAGRDLAGALFGELRDACAVEKTGVVRQLIVNDRVVVRDGRLVAEDIEALRAEAAAEAPTLWERMAVQDERFS